Genomic segment of Panicum virgatum strain AP13 chromosome 2K, P.virgatum_v5, whole genome shotgun sequence:
GCTAATACCATGACGCACATACCTGCCCAGGCTCTAATGAGTCCCGAGGGCGTTTCATCCCAGATAGGTTCTCCGACATGAGCGACGACGAGTCCTCCCAACCGGAGCCCATAGCGTACCTAGGGATGTACCCTCTACCAGCACCTGCAGCCTCTGGGCTGCTCCCCCCGACCTCCTCACTGTCCATCTCTGAGATCTGTGACATCAACGATCCCTGCCGTGACGAGAAGCTGAGTTGCCCCTTGAGCCTGCTGCCACCACCTGCAAAAGAGtcggccgtggcggcgctgctgccgtcCCTGAAGCCCATGCTCATGCCCGCCCTCAGCATGGCACCGTACCCTGAGTTGAGCAAAACAGCGTAGGTGGGACACGCTCAGTTCCAGAAATAGAAATGGTTCCAAGAAGAAAAACTCCCCAATAACTGCAATTATTGCTACGCAGGAAGCAAGCAGGGAATGGCAACTGCAGTAGTACCAAAAGAAGGCCGAACTAAGGAGGGACCAACCGTTTTCCATGTTCAAATGATCGAGGAATCCGGCGGGGGAGCTGCTCTGCCGAGCCAGGTTGCTGGAACCGACGCCGGCGCCTGCAGCGGACGCGGTTTCCATGCCGGAGCTGACGGTGCGGTAGAGCCCGGACTTGGCGTCCACCATCtcctggtgctggtgctgggaGTGGAACAtcatttgctgctgctgctgggaggCCATGTCCGCTTCACTCGCGAAGTGGCCCGCGGCCGGggcaggcgccggcgccggcttgTCGTCCCGGATGTGGTGGTCGGCCAGGAACCTGGCGAAGacgccgtcggcgccggcgtcggggcTGGCGGCGCGGGCCCCGGCCGGGAGGAAGTCCTCGCAGAGCTCGCCGAGCACCGAGCTGGGCGCCGATCTGTACCTCAGCAGCCCGGACGAGGCCATCGGCGGCTGCACCGGGAGGTTGAGGTCCTTGGACACCGGCGAGCCGTACATCAGCTGGCCCGGACTGTTCAGATCCTGCACAAGAACAAAAAGGCAATTTTGGCCATCTGTTCATATAAGAAGCATAGCTTCGAACAACTTTACGGGGCGGTGTCTAAAGCAAATTGCACATCGTCTTCCTCATCTAGAAATTGGCTCAAAATCTTTAAAATAAAAGGCTTCTCAATCATGGAGACGGTCTGACGAGCTTACCTAATTTCAGCTCAGATCAGGGAGCTGAGCTAGCCCCTCTTTGCTTGTGAGGGTCGGCGGATGGGATCCACCTGGACCTGGAGGCGGCGGGAGCTGTCGGCGGGGACTCGAGGAGGCCCCTGGTCTCTCTCCCCTAGCACGAGGCGAAGGCGGGCGTTGGAGGCGGAAGCGGAGGGCAGTGGGTCAGGTCAGGTCAGGTCAGCAGGGAACGGCGGCGtccgcggggaggagggagggggaggaggggcggcgtggtTCCCGTGCCTGGTCGGGGCGGTGCGCGGTGGGGGCGGAGAAAGGGGCAGCGGTGATGCCGCGCTCGATAAATAATCACGCGCCGCTCGTCAACCGCGGCTGGGGAGGGAGGGACGGAGGGGGGAGGGCGATGCCGATGccgatggcgatggcgatggcgatggcgatgcggcCGCCCCCCGGCCCCGACCGGCATGTAGTGTGGTGCGGGCGGGCGTGCGGTGTGGTGTGGCCACACGCTCGCGGCGTGCGGCTGTTGCAGTCGCCGAAACGGCGTTGGTTGGACAGGTGACGGCGGCATGGGTGGGATGGGAAGAAAGTGGCGCCGGCCGAAAGGGTTCTTCTTTCCCGTTCCATCATTCCCTAAAGGATTCGTCATGTTTTTTTAAATGAGTACTATGctttttattttataaaaaaatcctCTCCACGAAAAATGTTTGGATTTCATACCTCCCCGTCCCGTTGCCTCGATGCGGATTCCGAGAGGGGCGCCCGCCGTTCGTCGTGAGAAAGCTTCTTTGGGTGTGCGGTGGTGACCTTCCCGTTTTGCGACGGCGCCGTCCCGGCGTGAAAGCTTGGCGTCGCTCTTATCCCTTTGCTGCGGCGATGTCACTGTTTGGCTTCACCTGTCATCTTTTCTAAGAGGATCCTCTGCAGTATTTTAGAGGGACTTTGGGTCGTGTAAGACCAGGATCACACGTCAGTGACCATGAAGTACTTCAGAGAAATCACTTCCCATCTTCTACCGTTTGCTTTGCTGCGACGGTGAAAGGAAGCCGACTTGAGGTACAGGTGCTGACTCCCGGCACTTCGTTCATTCTCTTCCAAGCatttttttttacccgctaATCATGTTTTGATGTGAGTACTCCAGTCTCCAGACaagcatccaaacggtcccttGCGAATTCATGAGTGGCTCATCAGTAGGTGGCGTTGCCGACTACTGCGCCCAAATCAACTCTCTTGCTTAAACGATTCAAGTCAACCCATGCATCTTGTCAAAGTCAAACCCATAAATATCGACCCAGTGGCTCTCCTCCAGGAAAGTCAAACCCATAAATAGCGACTCAGTGGCTTTCTCCAACGAAGTGGCTTTCTCCAACGAAGCCCTGTGTAGCTCAGCAACGTACGCTGGAGGCTTCAGCCTGCAACTATGAGGGCCGGTTTGTTTCAGTTGAAGTCATTAGTCCTGTCACATTATATGTTTACATACCaattagaagtactaaatataaatttattataaaactaatttcataagtcgtgacttaatcacgagatgaatttattaaatttaattagttcataattgtgcattaattatatttaatagatTTGTCTAAACTTTTTAGACTTCTAATTGTATCTGAACATTTGAATTGACCTCcgaatatttgatgtgacaacAACTTAAAAAACGAAATGAGCCCTCAAACTAATGTGCAAAGAGGAGAAATGTTTTATGATCCCTTTCTAATGATGGTGTTCCCTTCCCACTTGCGCTGGCTGCTGGCTCTTTTTCCCGGCACCTCTCGTctgctgccccccccccccccccccccccccagggcAAAGGGCCGTGCGATGGATAACGGACGAGACGAATGGCGGGGCCCGGGATGCGGCTTCTTCTGCCGTGCGGATTCCGGGCGTCCACACCAAGGCGGGATCCGTTCCGTCTGCTGAAACGGCGAGCCTGTTTGCGTCGGCCCGGTCCAGGTACTCGCGTCGGCGTCGCGTACGCGTTAAGGAAGTGGAGCGCCCACGAGCAAGCCTGCCTGCTCATCAGCTCATGCATCTGTACAATTTTCCAGGTCCACCCCATGTGCACGCCGCACACCGCGCGTACACTGTGAACTCGAgcttttcaacaaaaaaaaatcagtctTTTGCGAGGAAAAAAAAGGGTCACACGATGGTGTTTTGGAAAACAAATGGGTTAATTGGAGATATACTATTACAACTTTTAAAAATTGAAAATATACTATTACAATTCACCATATTAGAGATATACTATCAGGATACCTCTTTCTCCTCTTGAGGTCCATCCACAGGGTATAGCTCCTCGTATTTTTCCTATATGGACGTGTATACCCCTCCATTCAAATCCATCTGCTCTTCCCGATTCCCTGCGTCGCGGCGTCGCCCTGAAGGCCGCGCTGGCTGCCTCGCCTGGACGCCGCCCTGGCATCAGGGACTCCTGCTCCACCGACGAAAGCTGCAGCGcgctctcgccggcggcgatccagaggaagcccgccgccgccagcggccgCGTCAGGTGCGACGACGTGACGTTCACAGTGATggagggcggcgaggtggcgaagGTGGCTGGGGGCGACGCGGCGCCGTGCGCGCTGGGCAGCGAGAGCTTCTTCGACGCGGGCACCGGCACGCGGCACCAATTCGTTGACGTGCAGGGGGAGGCCGAGGCCATGCTGTTCCTGGTCTCCGTGCGTGAGGACCAGCACCGCATCGTCGCCATCTACTTTGCCTGGCAGGCTAGCTGTTTTACTGTCTGTGAATGCTTTGCTTGTTTCCGTCCTTTGTTTCTGAGAGACTTGTGATCTGATGAAGTCGACAGCAATCTTACTTGCCTGTTCTCAGCGGGCCCGGTCATTATTGTTTCCTAAAGAGCATTATGGGCAAGGCATGGTACTGATTCAGCTTGAGATTGGGTTTCGCTGCTCCGTTAACATAATCTTCAAGTGATGTAAACTCAATGGGCGGGGCGTCGCGACTccaggggccggcggcgcggcctccagAGCGGCTGCAGGGGCGGGCGGCGTCCAGGGGCCAGCGCGGCTTgagaggcggcgggcggcgcgagttGGTGCGACTCCTgaagggacggcggcggcgggggatcgcGACGCATAAGTCGCGACGCCCAGGGGTCGCGACGCACAGAATAGATGAATTTGGATGGAAGGGTATTGTAACAATCCCAAAAATTAggattcaaataaaaaaattcttacACGTGGACCCCACACGTCATTCTCTCTTCCTTGCCTCTCCCGTTTCTGTCCGTCGAgcggaggccgccggccacgcgtcCGGCGATGCCCGACGACAGAGCGTGCCACGCTCGGGTCCTTCTCGACGCTACTCGGCCTCGCCACGCGGCGCCGTTTCTGTGCGCGCACACCGAGGATTGTCGCCGATGCCGCCACGACGACGCCGTGCCACGACCGACAACCGCGCCTCACCCTTGCTCGGCCCTCCTCCCACCCATTTGCGTCGCAAGCACGCCTCCTATCTCCCCTGCCCTCTCCTCCTTGCTCTGAGCGCCCGGCCGAGCCCTCCCATGGCGACCAGagcagccgctgccgccattagcgccgccgcctcctaggCCGCCGCGGAAACCCTTCCTCCACCCTTCCTCGCGCCCAAACGACCCCCCAGCAAGCTTCCTTGACCCCCACCGGTGCTCCTCGACCCGTTCATCGTCGCCCACGGCCaccagaccgccgccgccgctgccaaacGCCGCCATCGGAGCTACTACTCCGCGGAGGAGCCCCTCCCGGCCATCCCTAGCCCCAAACGAGCCCACCTCTGGGTTCCTCTCGACGCCGTGAAGCTTCTCCCCCACTTCCCCCACGCCCCCGGTGAGCCCCCACGCCGGaatccggccaccaccgcctcctctgtttcaaACCCcagccagggacctcgggttaaaattccagaaacacCAGGGTGTTCTTTGAATAGACCGtgactcagttgaatagtgctctagggacttctttgtaatttctagctgtaaactttgaaattcaatagaaattcgtagaaaattcgtaaattagcaaatccagttgttctggaatccttgagaatagctctttgcagtagaatcataatatgctggttgttagttgaaactttttgctagaaaatttgatttatgttactaggtgcataaaggctagttgtttattctttttcataattaattcttgGAGCCTTGTTATGATCTTAAATTTTTATAGTGGTTTGTTCATGTGACACTAGTGTTggtataaaaatttcgtggtcagttctcatgagtaactatttatttgatttaatgtttgtttagtagactttaattatggtaaatagtttatattcattataaatcatgaaaatatttctgagtgttctttttgaatATATTAGCTTGTCTATGaagtttgagcaccagttcatgactagaacagaagttaaaaatgaatcttgttagattgatgtctgttttgtttattttctcagaattaattctgtatagataaaatcatgaaaaattcacagtagctaaataATCCCTGTGtagacctcctgttaaattttcagcttctgttttgctctggtATGacttgtataattcaatcttgttctaggagttgtatgaatgaatgaattgttcggATTAAATGGATGCATGAAATGACATGATTTTTACAGAATAGATTGCTCTTTGTACCTTCTGTTTAGAATAATTGTTGCTGAAATTGTTGTTGTTTATGTactgagttatttaattattagcaAGCCAAGACCGCATGTTATAGGAATCAACTACTGCTTGTTTGTGCAGTTAGTGAACTTCTTTGGTGCTGATTGATCATGATGCCATGGGTAGATAGAAATGTAGTTAACTACtatataaacgattgcccatgtgatatgattgttgctacttgttagactacaactttatcgtgaaggaaaaataatagcatctatattgttgagcaactcagaactgtgcattcatacatatgcattgctgcatttcatttaggtacgatagatgaaccacgtgaggGATGTGACATTGAAGCCGAACCAGAAaacggtgaatggtggatacatcttgaagatggatggatggatcccgatgtgcatgaccgaagAAAGATGCTCACCGAGCAGTTGTTctttaactaacactgacctagtgttattcccaggcaagccccggtgcacatccgtttatttcaaactatgacatctatattatgtttctattacttgtgcattaggttcaggaattatttgaaaccctaattgcatgatctctaggtctcctcgagttatactagtatgtagaggacgatagaaatgctatgcttaatagaactcggtagaagacgagtgatttcgggtcactcgcgagatataggatatctcgttattttgagtatatggaatattggaataggttggataaggaaaagaaaatggagaccgggcggggaaagattagccccgcctgtgtcggttaaggaccgttcgttgcctggccctgtgatcgagtttgaattgtactaaccgcatgccgggagtaggaggtagtcgaaaccggtaatccgagtactgccttgtttcgaaagtacagaacttcatcaccaccccttagggcgagtcgggtagtcgcggagaattgggatgcatatgtttacttttggtggtctctcgttgagcccggctgactatatgtaggtggggcggttctgtagttcgaggcggggaggggaatggttggcatgtatagtccgacggggcaaatacgtgccgtgttggttaggtccaccttgcaaggttaaatcggatcgatccgccgtacgtcgcatctcggatatgagcaccttgatcacagcaCCACATCGTAGTGATGCTATATGGAATTTAAATGATGGTTAGGAATTAATTATCTTGTTTTAATATTTCAATGTTAGCTATGGTTGCTTAGAAGGTGCAAATACTAGTTGATGGTTTAAACATATGGAaacttggagctaaaatattgaaattaaggatccacttttagaagctttttatgcaaaataaccaccagccaaatgccttgcatgtctagatttgtgggctaagttatacccactggtcgggtaagtcttgctgagtattagtatactcagggtttgttgtttaccctgtttcaggtatagaagctaaccagaattcgcatcagtgggctcgatgtgacgtcctcacgtgtgcatagttatcgttttgttttactggttctcaatcaaatttctttctctcaggtcatattctcttctactgctgtcatttattttatgtaaattctaaatttaaagctgttttgtaaatatttatattattatctaattttgtgaaattatattatgctggtaccttctgcgctcgccgtcgcgcgagacttctggtgtgtttcgatcggcctgtgggttggaaacaggctgtcaggttacacttaattaagctaatgcgcctgatgcgttcaaatgatggccattacgcttaattaagccgtttaacttggcggttctgtcacagctggtatcagagctgaaatgcaccagGGAGGGTACTAGCATGATTATTTCTAgtgttttcaaaatttaaaa
This window contains:
- the LOC120691132 gene encoding transcription factor bHLH130-like, with amino-acid sequence MYGSPVSKDLNLPVQPPMASSGLLRYRSAPSSVLGELCEDFLPAGARAASPDAGADGVFARFLADHHIRDDKPAPAPAPAAGHFASEADMASQQQQQMMFHSQHQHQEMVDAKSGLYRTVSSGMETASAAGAGVGSSNLARQSSSPAGFLDHLNMENGYGAMLRAGMSMGFRDGSSAATADSFAGGGSRLKGQLSFSSRQGSLMSQISEMDSEEVGGSSPEAAGAGRGYIPRYAMGSGWEDSSSLMSENLSGMKRPRDSLEPGQNGLAHQFSLPKTSSEMASIEKFLQFQDAVPCKIRAKRGCATHPRSIAERVRRTKISERIRKLQELVPNMDKQTNTSDMLDLAVDYIKDLQKQVKVLKESNANCTCSASKNQQHSD